A single Cystobacter fuscus DSM 2262 DNA region contains:
- a CDS encoding GspE/PulE family protein has translation MTDFLRTLTRGIWVVSLLILAGGLILWLVKNPARDMTTLQALGGYLRERAFTPLGLLGLSLVLGVGGVWLERRGPRSTQAREQRPVLSPLEVVNAEVAVAVRELLAELNTTLRRYVLRAEPDMIAFVDTLLDGAIRVGASDVHVHPLEMGTRIAFRVHGVLEEVMMLSRENHPRLINRLKVLSKVVLFRTDRPQDGHFSVQTPEGPADIRVSLLPTNHGESVALRIARSSVRLPRLSNLGFPQQLLPPFQRVLDRPQGVIFVAGATGSGKTTTLYASLGYIKETRGDMTRIATIEDPIEYDVPLFSQTQVNTEQGFTFAQGLRSVLRQDPNVIMVGEIRDAETARTAIQAGLSGHLLLTTVHANSAAGVFNRLIEMGVEPFLLASASVASISQRLVRSLCPHCRVPFQPENEEVVRLHTAGLPTSGPFYGSTGCERCGGSGFLGRTALYEVLSVTPTIRECINTKVPTSQTQDMAVKEGMVPLLAAGLERVHAGATTLKEVFRVVG, from the coding sequence ATGACCGACTTCCTGCGCACCCTCACTCGAGGCATCTGGGTGGTCTCTCTGCTGATTCTCGCCGGCGGACTGATTCTATGGCTGGTGAAGAACCCCGCGCGGGACATGACGACCCTGCAGGCGCTGGGTGGATACCTGCGTGAGCGAGCCTTCACTCCGCTGGGGTTGCTGGGCCTGTCGCTGGTGCTGGGCGTGGGCGGGGTGTGGCTGGAGCGCCGCGGCCCCCGCTCGACCCAGGCTCGCGAGCAACGCCCGGTCCTGTCGCCGCTGGAGGTGGTGAACGCGGAGGTGGCGGTCGCCGTGCGCGAGCTGCTCGCCGAGCTGAACACCACGCTGCGCCGCTATGTGCTGCGCGCCGAGCCCGACATGATCGCCTTCGTGGATACCCTGCTCGATGGGGCCATCCGGGTGGGGGCCAGCGATGTGCACGTGCACCCGCTGGAGATGGGCACGCGCATCGCCTTCCGCGTCCACGGCGTGCTCGAGGAGGTGATGATGCTCTCCCGGGAGAACCACCCCCGCCTCATCAACCGCCTGAAGGTGCTGTCCAAGGTGGTGCTCTTCCGGACGGATCGGCCCCAGGACGGCCACTTCTCCGTTCAAACGCCCGAGGGCCCCGCGGACATCCGGGTGTCGTTGTTGCCCACCAACCACGGGGAGTCGGTGGCCCTGCGCATCGCGCGCAGCAGCGTGCGGCTGCCCCGGCTGTCCAACCTGGGCTTTCCCCAGCAGTTGCTCCCGCCGTTCCAGCGCGTGCTCGATCGGCCCCAGGGCGTCATCTTCGTCGCCGGCGCCACCGGCAGTGGCAAGACGACGACGCTGTACGCCTCGCTCGGCTACATCAAGGAGACGCGCGGCGACATGACGCGGATCGCCACCATCGAGGATCCCATCGAATACGACGTCCCGCTCTTCTCCCAGACGCAGGTGAACACCGAGCAGGGCTTCACCTTCGCGCAAGGACTGCGCTCGGTGCTGCGCCAGGATCCCAACGTCATCATGGTGGGAGAAATCCGGGACGCGGAGACCGCGCGCACGGCGATCCAGGCCGGACTGAGCGGACACCTGCTGTTGACGACGGTGCATGCGAACTCGGCGGCGGGCGTCTTCAACCGGCTCATCGAGATGGGCGTCGAGCCCTTCCTGCTCGCCTCCGCCTCGGTGGCCAGCATCTCGCAGCGGCTCGTGCGCTCGCTGTGCCCCCACTGCCGCGTGCCCTTCCAGCCGGAGAACGAGGAGGTGGTGCGGTTGCACACGGCGGGCCTGCCCACCTCGGGTCCGTTCTACGGCTCCACGGGCTGCGAGCGCTGTGGGGGCTCGGGCTTCCTGGGGCGCACCGCGCTCTACGAGGTCCTCAGCGTGACCCCGACCATTCGCGAGTGCATCAACACCAAGGTGCCCACTTCCCAGACCCAGGACATGGCGGTGAAGGAGGGCATGGTGCCCCTGCTCGCGGCGGGCCTGGAGCGCGTCCACGCCGGCGCCACGACGCTGAAGGAAGTCTTCCGGGTGGTCGGATGA
- a CDS encoding PEGA domain-containing protein, giving the protein MSQQEHASQKVAAVLKFGSALCAMAAAGLLILPLVRGEVRTGPRDITLTPITSEEEEMRAEEDVEVESTVEVESANKPVRESRSAFEGAILSLESQPSEATVLVNGRDQGETPVMVGLECAPGEPVVITFSRRGFERTTHRTSCPRDEMVKVNARLKQSTRGTAGKR; this is encoded by the coding sequence GTGAGCCAACAGGAGCACGCCAGCCAGAAGGTCGCCGCGGTGTTGAAGTTCGGCTCCGCCCTGTGCGCGATGGCCGCCGCCGGATTGCTGATCCTGCCCCTCGTTCGAGGAGAGGTGCGCACCGGGCCGCGCGACATCACCCTGACGCCCATCACCTCCGAGGAGGAGGAGATGCGGGCCGAGGAGGATGTGGAGGTGGAGTCCACTGTGGAGGTGGAGTCCGCCAACAAGCCCGTCCGGGAGTCGCGCTCCGCCTTCGAGGGGGCCATTCTCTCGCTCGAGTCCCAGCCCTCGGAAGCCACCGTCCTGGTCAACGGCAGGGACCAGGGGGAAACCCCGGTGATGGTGGGACTCGAATGCGCGCCGGGCGAACCGGTCGTCATCACGTTCTCCCGGCGTGGCTTCGAGCGCACGACCCACCGGACGTCCTGCCCCCGGGATGAGATGGTCAAGGTGAATGCCCGGCTGAAACAGAGCACCCGGGGGACCGCTGGCAAGCGGTGA
- a CDS encoding KamA family radical SAM protein: protein MSSSLPPSKGTPARPASQAGRAVLFPEATDAQWADWRWHQRNAVRNLAQLEKVIPLTPDERAGVQETSSLFRVGISPYYLSLIDRDHPLCPIRMQSIPVRAEARVRPGELEDPLGEDKTRPEEAIVHKYPDRVLFLALDTCSVYCRHCTRRRITKGGEAELSKEQMRRGIEYIRQHPEVRDVLISGGDPFLLTEERLEELLAPLYDIPHVEMVRIGTRVPVCLPMRVTDSLARLLRRYAPVYVVTHFNHPKEVTPEAREACERLVDHGVPVENQAVLMRRLNSDARIIQELSHALLRIRVRPYYLHQMDVAQGCEHLRTPLAKGVEILQQLRGHTSGLAVPHLAVDLPGGGGKVTLQPDYVVERGTHDTVFRNYKGERYVYPEPEELDCSCPYDAVWRERRWG, encoded by the coding sequence ATGTCCTCCTCGCTCCCGCCCTCCAAGGGCACTCCCGCGCGGCCCGCCTCCCAGGCCGGCCGCGCGGTCCTGTTTCCCGAGGCCACCGACGCGCAGTGGGCCGACTGGCGCTGGCACCAGCGCAACGCCGTGCGCAACCTCGCGCAGCTCGAGAAGGTCATCCCCCTCACGCCCGATGAGCGCGCGGGCGTGCAGGAAACCTCCTCGCTCTTCCGCGTGGGCATCAGCCCCTACTACCTGTCCCTCATCGACCGGGACCATCCCCTCTGTCCCATCCGCATGCAGTCCATCCCCGTGCGCGCCGAGGCTCGCGTGCGTCCCGGGGAGCTCGAGGATCCGCTCGGCGAGGACAAGACCCGGCCCGAGGAGGCCATCGTCCACAAGTACCCGGACCGTGTCCTCTTCCTCGCGCTCGACACCTGCTCCGTCTACTGCCGCCACTGCACCCGCCGCCGCATCACCAAGGGCGGCGAGGCGGAGCTCTCCAAGGAGCAGATGCGGCGCGGCATCGAGTACATCCGCCAGCACCCCGAGGTGCGCGACGTGCTCATCTCCGGCGGAGATCCCTTCCTCCTCACCGAGGAGCGGCTCGAGGAGCTGCTCGCGCCCCTGTACGACATCCCCCACGTGGAGATGGTGCGCATCGGCACGCGCGTGCCCGTGTGTCTGCCCATGCGCGTCACCGACTCGCTCGCCCGGCTGCTGCGCCGCTACGCCCCCGTCTACGTCGTCACCCACTTCAACCACCCGAAGGAAGTGACGCCCGAGGCGCGCGAGGCCTGCGAGCGGCTCGTGGACCATGGCGTGCCCGTGGAGAACCAGGCCGTGCTCATGCGGCGGCTCAACTCGGACGCGCGCATCATCCAGGAGCTGTCCCACGCGCTGCTGCGCATCCGCGTGCGCCCCTATTACCTCCACCAGATGGATGTGGCCCAGGGCTGTGAGCACCTGCGCACCCCCCTGGCCAAGGGCGTGGAGATCCTCCAGCAGCTGCGCGGCCATACCTCCGGACTCGCCGTGCCCCACCTCGCCGTGGACCTGCCCGGCGGGGGCGGCAAGGTGACGCTCCAGCCGGACTACGTGGTGGAGCGCGGCACGCACGACACCGTGTTCCGCAACTACAAGGGCGAGCGCTACGTCTACCCCGAGCCCGAAGAGCTCGACTGCTCCTGCCCCTACGACGCCGTGTGGCGCGAGCGGCGCTGGGGGTAG
- a CDS encoding SpoIID/LytB domain-containing protein, translated as MWRPVALMLLLLVPLRAPAVETMRIAMGDAQGEVRVSGKGLSFGSDTEDASFTSLQQDGVVVRRRGSRLELNGAPVIGSAVRFRSGVESSDGGTPGDSSIRAGDMEVRGDVVVRLYKDGLQLINVIALEDYLAAVLGSEMPVSFPPEALKAQAVAARTYALQKKLETYGAPFHMGSSVLHQVYGGLNREDARTRAAVEATRGEVLTYELAPIEAYFHASCGGRTESGWDSLQRDLPYLKAVDCPCGRLPASRWSATVSDAELRAALGQSTEGFRVASRTSTHRVNRVSAAGGASVDGAQFRRKLGYTKLKSLDFDVEHTAGKWHFTGRGYGHGAGLCQWGAKALADSGKSYRDILLHYYPETELQQLY; from the coding sequence ATGTGGCGACCTGTTGCACTGATGCTGCTCCTGCTCGTGCCCCTGCGCGCGCCCGCCGTGGAGACCATGCGCATCGCCATGGGTGACGCCCAGGGCGAGGTGCGCGTGAGTGGCAAGGGCCTCTCCTTCGGCTCCGATACCGAGGACGCCTCCTTCACCTCCCTCCAGCAGGACGGGGTCGTCGTGCGGCGGCGGGGCTCGCGCCTGGAGCTCAACGGCGCGCCCGTCATCGGCTCCGCGGTGCGCTTCCGCTCCGGAGTGGAGTCGTCGGACGGGGGCACGCCGGGTGACTCGTCCATCCGCGCCGGGGACATGGAGGTGCGCGGCGACGTCGTGGTGCGCCTGTACAAGGACGGGCTCCAGCTCATCAACGTCATCGCCCTGGAGGACTACCTCGCCGCCGTGCTCGGCAGCGAGATGCCCGTGTCCTTCCCCCCCGAGGCCCTCAAGGCCCAGGCCGTGGCGGCCCGCACCTACGCCCTGCAGAAGAAGCTGGAGACCTACGGCGCCCCCTTCCACATGGGCAGCAGCGTGCTCCACCAGGTGTATGGCGGCCTCAACCGGGAGGACGCCCGCACCCGCGCCGCCGTGGAGGCCACCCGCGGCGAGGTGCTCACGTACGAGCTCGCCCCCATCGAGGCCTACTTCCATGCCTCCTGTGGTGGCCGCACCGAGTCCGGCTGGGATTCGCTCCAGCGGGACTTGCCCTACCTCAAGGCCGTGGACTGCCCGTGTGGCCGCCTGCCCGCCAGCCGCTGGAGCGCCACCGTCTCCGATGCCGAGCTGCGCGCCGCCCTGGGCCAGTCCACCGAGGGCTTCCGGGTGGCGAGCCGCACGTCCACGCACCGGGTGAACCGGGTCAGCGCGGCCGGCGGGGCCTCGGTCGATGGGGCCCAGTTCCGGCGCAAGCTCGGCTACACGAAGCTCAAGAGCCTGGACTTCGACGTGGAGCACACCGCCGGCAAGTGGCACTTCACCGGCCGTGGCTATGGCCATGGGGCGGGCCTCTGTCAGTGGGGCGCCAAGGCGCTGGCCGACAGCGGCAAGTCCTACCGGGACATCCTCCTGCACTACTACCCGGAGACCGAGCTGCAGCAGCTCTACTGA
- the queA gene encoding tRNA preQ1(34) S-adenosylmethionine ribosyltransferase-isomerase QueA, with protein MSSLLSDYDFALPEAQIAQAPLAARDASRLMVVSRASGAWSHRHFAELPELLREGDLLVVNDARVIPARLLGSKVGTGGRVELLVVRPAAATLTSQALGGAPEALEWICLGQASKGLKPGARVSFTGGLEAEVLEALGGGEYRVRFHAARGASLARLLDTAGRLPLPPYITRPPEDADAERYQTVYARASGAVAAPTAGLHFTEATFAALAARGIQRVEVTLDVGPGTFLPVREENLEKHHMHPERYTVPEATARAVNAAKAEGRRVVAVGTTVVRTLESAWDAASASLRVGPGETSIFIRPGFTFRAVDVLVTNFHLPRSTLVVLVSALLGRERTLAAYREAVAAGYRFFSYGDAMLVTE; from the coding sequence GTGTCCTCCCTGCTCTCCGATTACGACTTCGCGCTCCCCGAGGCGCAGATCGCCCAGGCTCCCCTGGCCGCCCGGGATGCCTCGCGCCTCATGGTGGTGAGCCGTGCCTCGGGCGCGTGGAGCCACCGCCACTTCGCCGAGCTGCCCGAGCTACTGCGCGAGGGGGATCTGCTCGTGGTCAACGACGCCCGGGTCATCCCCGCCCGGCTGCTGGGCTCCAAGGTGGGCACGGGCGGCCGGGTCGAGCTGCTCGTGGTGCGCCCCGCCGCCGCCACGCTCACCTCCCAGGCGCTCGGCGGAGCCCCCGAGGCGCTCGAGTGGATCTGCCTCGGCCAGGCCTCCAAGGGCCTCAAGCCCGGGGCGCGCGTGTCCTTCACCGGCGGCCTGGAGGCCGAGGTGCTGGAGGCGCTCGGGGGAGGGGAGTACCGGGTGCGCTTCCATGCGGCGCGGGGCGCGTCGCTCGCGCGGCTGCTGGACACGGCGGGCCGCCTGCCGCTTCCCCCCTACATCACCCGGCCTCCCGAGGACGCGGACGCCGAGCGCTACCAGACGGTATACGCGCGGGCCTCGGGCGCGGTGGCCGCGCCCACCGCGGGGCTGCACTTCACCGAGGCCACCTTCGCGGCGCTCGCCGCCCGGGGCATCCAGCGCGTGGAGGTGACGCTGGACGTGGGGCCCGGCACCTTCCTGCCCGTGCGCGAGGAGAACCTGGAGAAGCACCACATGCACCCGGAGCGCTACACCGTCCCCGAGGCCACCGCCCGGGCGGTGAACGCCGCCAAGGCCGAGGGCCGCCGGGTGGTGGCGGTGGGCACCACGGTGGTGCGCACGCTGGAGTCGGCGTGGGATGCCGCGTCGGCAAGCCTGCGCGTGGGCCCGGGCGAGACGTCCATCTTCATCCGCCCCGGCTTCACCTTCCGGGCGGTGGACGTGCTCGTCACCAACTTCCACCTGCCGCGATCCACACTGGTGGTGCTGGTGAGCGCGCTGCTCGGGCGCGAGCGCACCCTGGCGGCCTACCGGGAGGCGGTCGCCGCCGGCTACCGGTTCTTCTCGTACGGCGACGCGATGTTGGTGACGGAGTAG
- a CDS encoding MFS transporter, with translation MALASGLAVANLYYHQPLLGDIGRTFQASDRAVGLVATVSQVGYALGLLLIVPLGDSLERRRVIVLMTLLVSLALTGVALAPHLPALVLASGLVGVTTVVPQLLVPFAAHLAAPEQRGRVVGQVMSGLLIGILLSRTAAGFVGVRFGWRSMFWFAAGLMLVLAGVLRLTLPHQPASTSWSYPALLRSLVVLVREEPVLRLHSLLGALAFGAFSAFWSTLALHLQALPQHYGARVAGLFGVVGVAGAIAAPLVGRYSDTRGDRRINAFSLGVLFVAFVVLGVAGQWLWGIALGVILLDLGAQANHISNQARVYALRPEARSRLNTVYMATYFVGGSLGAGLGSQAWSHLGWLGVCAVGGLLPLVGLLVLGVAAPPRQVEQPRA, from the coding sequence ATGGCCCTCGCCTCGGGCCTCGCGGTCGCCAACCTCTACTACCACCAGCCCCTGCTCGGAGACATCGGCCGGACGTTCCAGGCCTCGGATCGAGCGGTGGGCCTCGTCGCCACGGTGTCCCAGGTGGGCTACGCCCTGGGGCTGTTGCTCATCGTCCCACTCGGAGACAGCCTCGAGCGGCGCCGCGTCATCGTCCTCATGACGCTGCTGGTGAGTCTCGCGCTGACGGGCGTGGCCCTGGCCCCCCACCTGCCCGCGTTGGTGCTCGCCAGCGGCCTGGTGGGGGTGACCACGGTGGTGCCCCAGTTGCTCGTGCCCTTCGCCGCGCACCTCGCCGCCCCGGAGCAGCGCGGACGCGTGGTGGGGCAGGTGATGAGCGGCTTGCTCATCGGCATCCTCCTGTCACGCACGGCGGCGGGCTTCGTCGGCGTGCGGTTCGGCTGGCGCTCCATGTTCTGGTTCGCCGCGGGCTTGATGCTGGTGCTCGCGGGGGTGCTGCGGCTCACGCTCCCCCATCAGCCCGCGAGCACCTCCTGGTCCTACCCGGCCCTGTTGCGCTCGCTGGTGGTGCTGGTGCGCGAGGAGCCCGTGCTCCGGCTCCACTCCCTGCTGGGCGCGCTCGCCTTCGGGGCCTTCAGCGCCTTCTGGAGCACGCTGGCGCTCCACCTGCAGGCCCTGCCGCAGCACTACGGCGCGCGCGTCGCGGGGCTGTTCGGCGTCGTGGGCGTGGCCGGAGCCATCGCCGCGCCCCTGGTGGGCCGCTACAGCGATACCCGCGGGGATCGGCGCATCAACGCCTTCTCCCTGGGCGTCCTGTTCGTCGCCTTCGTCGTGCTCGGCGTGGCGGGCCAGTGGCTGTGGGGCATCGCCCTGGGCGTCATCCTGTTGGACCTGGGCGCCCAGGCCAACCACATCTCCAACCAGGCGCGCGTCTACGCCCTCCGCCCCGAGGCTCGCAGCCGCCTCAACACCGTCTACATGGCGACGTACTTCGTGGGCGGATCGCTCGGCGCCGGGCTGGGCAGCCAGGCCTGGAGCCATCTGGGGTGGCTCGGCGTGTGCGCCGTGGGCGGGCTGCTGCCGCTCGTGGGCCTGCTGGTGCTCGGGGTCGCCGCTCCACCGCGTCAGGTGGAGCAGCCCCGGGCGTAG